A stretch of Bordetella genomosp. 13 DNA encodes these proteins:
- a CDS encoding class I SAM-dependent methyltransferase, producing the protein MTKPFLPGQDEAIQANIYVHAFLANSGEYNKSPHFRPENQEKVRTILLRLLGGRRPDAKAIDFGCGTGFLIHLMRDLFREIHGVDITLDMMKQVDTSSGNVFLHESLAEDTPFSRDTFDFATAYSFMDHLRDYKAFLKEAYRVLKPGGIFYSDLNPNRDFILAIADAETRLNGLVPTMPIVTREIQGAMHNGEYYQQNFGLDADMLEKAEPIKTQDKGFDSAEVLRAAREIGFSDCRVEFEWFLGQAKVMHEQSRADADTVEKYLNSVMPVSSHLFKYLRFVFVK; encoded by the coding sequence ATGACCAAGCCTTTTCTTCCCGGCCAGGACGAGGCCATCCAGGCCAACATCTATGTGCATGCTTTCCTGGCGAACTCTGGTGAATACAACAAAAGCCCGCACTTCCGCCCCGAGAACCAGGAAAAAGTCCGCACCATCCTGCTTCGCCTGTTGGGCGGACGCCGGCCGGACGCCAAGGCCATCGATTTCGGCTGCGGAACCGGTTTCCTCATCCACCTCATGCGAGACCTGTTTCGGGAAATCCACGGGGTGGACATCACCCTGGACATGATGAAGCAGGTCGACACCAGCTCCGGCAACGTGTTCCTGCACGAGAGCCTCGCGGAGGACACGCCTTTTTCGCGAGACACGTTTGATTTCGCGACGGCCTACTCCTTCATGGACCACCTGAGGGATTACAAAGCTTTCCTCAAGGAAGCCTATCGCGTGCTCAAGCCGGGCGGGATCTTCTATTCCGACCTCAACCCAAACCGCGATTTCATCCTGGCCATCGCCGACGCCGAAACCCGCTTGAATGGCCTGGTGCCCACGATGCCCATCGTTACCCGGGAAATCCAGGGCGCCATGCACAACGGTGAGTACTACCAGCAGAATTTCGGTCTCGATGCCGACATGCTGGAGAAGGCTGAGCCGATCAAGACACAAGACAAGGGGTTCGACTCTGCAGAGGTGCTGCGCGCGGCCCGGGAGATCGGTTTTTCAGACTGCCGCGTCGAGTTCGAGTGGTTCCTGGGCCAAGCCAAAGTCATGCATGAACAATCCCGAGCGGACGCCGATACGGTCGAGAAGTACCTGAACTCGGTCATGCCTGTCTCGTCGCACCTGTTCAAATACCTGCGTTTCGTATTCGTGAAATGA
- a CDS encoding phytanoyl-CoA dioxygenase family protein — MNQINLRDRPLLPETEVAEHAYHIRTRGYSLLPGFLGPDEVVLLKNSMQQAIEDFKPVPGVERSFLDRYQIHDLLNRDINYARLLEDPRLQQLVAPHLGEHWIMYAATSSSIPPHGTNYASRLHVDSPRFHPGYIFNMGIIWALDDYTLENGGALKVLPGSQHVGMPPEPEVFEKHAVHLTCQAGSLLIFNARMYHRTFENRTAQWNHSMTINVCRSFMKQRMDWVRFIPESITAQLNPQARRLIGFDTRLPADLEEFFLPEAQRLYKPNQG, encoded by the coding sequence GTGAACCAGATAAATCTGCGTGACAGGCCTCTGCTGCCGGAAACCGAGGTCGCCGAGCATGCCTACCACATCCGGACCCGAGGCTACAGCCTGCTGCCGGGCTTTCTGGGGCCCGACGAGGTCGTCCTGCTGAAGAACAGCATGCAACAGGCCATCGAGGACTTCAAGCCGGTTCCAGGCGTAGAAAGGAGCTTCCTGGACCGTTATCAGATACATGACCTGCTGAACCGGGACATCAACTATGCCCGCTTGTTGGAGGATCCACGGCTGCAACAACTGGTCGCCCCTCACCTGGGCGAACACTGGATCATGTATGCGGCGACCTCTTCCTCTATCCCGCCCCACGGCACCAATTACGCCAGCCGCCTGCACGTGGACAGCCCGCGCTTTCATCCGGGGTATATCTTCAACATGGGAATTATCTGGGCACTGGACGACTACACGCTGGAAAACGGCGGCGCGCTGAAGGTTCTGCCAGGGTCCCAGCACGTCGGCATGCCACCGGAGCCTGAAGTGTTCGAAAAGCATGCCGTGCACCTGACCTGCCAGGCCGGTTCGCTCCTTATCTTCAACGCCCGGATGTATCACCGCACCTTCGAGAACCGGACCGCGCAATGGAACCATTCCATGACGATCAACGTGTGCAGGTCATTCATGAAGCAACGCATGGACTGGGTGCGCTTCATTCCCGAGAGCATCACCGCGCAGCTGAACCCGCAGGCACGGCGGCTGATCGGCTTCGACACCCGCCTGCCGGCCGACCTGGAAGAGTTCTTTCTGCCCGAAGCGCAACGTCTGTACAAACCGAATCAAGGATAG
- a CDS encoding TDP-N-acetylfucosamine:lipid II N-acetylfucosaminyltransferase, protein MPKTVRSVRSSPQAVTIMGLSASQAQSRTEQQPADPVGWKSLGAHHLESGRLDEARSALDQALRLAPQDPEALRVLADLETRVGDLAAAREALQTALDIEPTHILGQVKLAEILYRLGLLDEAIQCLDQIPSKGKHRATLLSWRGLVQLGRAEYDDARQAFEALIAIEPKQYSAWNNLGNVHRDLGDLEQAEACYARASSMTRDDPLPRSNWLTALHYNPQATVESILQVCKDWGAMFVPQTRPTRPTPADRSPGKVLRVGMFSDGFRQHPVGMMTTSALEHLCRLGVDVYAYTTNAKEDHITQRVKALARRWTSISHLNDDQFAQLIRDDQIDILIDLSGHNAGSRMRAVALEPAPVLVKWVGGLINTTGVEAIDYLITDSIESPPGSDYLYTEKLIRLPDDYICFMPPQSPPAVAELPALRNGYITFGCFNNPTKINEVVLAQWAQLMHDVPQSRLFLKGAAYGTEALRQRILSGLEKHGIEAGRVRIEGRSPHLELLARYNEVDIALDPWPYSGGLTTCEAMLMGVPVVTLPGPTFAGRHSATHLVNAGMPELVVQDWDQYRGRAMELASDLQSLATIRSHLRQMLLESPVCDSARFGSNLANALRAIWQRYCEGDAPAALAFTPDGQPWFEDKDGPTTLLQPDASALADADAQDSFSFSFQGKIVALDHGGALIENPLLQGPGQMGTLNVIALDPASRLQEAMGKTREKYISSYHNHIALGDGEPGVLYACLNAEVSGTLEPLPPARQLSFMRQHASVLARLPISTVRLDNIDGLDKLDWLILNETYDNEKILLGGQRLLEQVLVVHIRVLMAQLFEKQPDLSSLIRLLAAQGFNLLQLCNPEYGSYFPEDGSTAPHRGSQLLGMDAVFVPSEARLKSLTANQRLKLAFLLHTSYGAPDVAYAALRHSEGGIADRYLASTGWLVPDTVKAHAEAAKSPLDELPSATGKKRFVHLCYNNVHTQNFIDLMADSAFAEDFAHQILVEKARSIPNYDIDLGDNPNAVYFSHAADMQSVLAHILQSDVEGVFIHGLFFEWQKTLIRAIGDKKKIIWIMWGGDLYNPIKGGKPLFDVVEHIDAVATGTDGDYRLFRETYGERPRLQFAYPSKTEFQSIEQPRIKSKTIFVGNSGDPANMHLEILEALSTKPDIGDYEIVLPLSYNLSPAYEQELRVGIANLKLESQVRMLTEFMPSKDYFKLLANSEMVITAHHRQQALGNLMAALYFGCKSVLRKEIVLNGTQMLNPGWELLTSRMGTHPIDYADFLATKKLAALPVVADEQLEQQRAGVLDFQGTGTFKDMLKQQFSAAALL, encoded by the coding sequence ATGCCCAAGACCGTCCGCTCCGTCCGTTCCTCGCCACAGGCCGTCACCATCATGGGGCTGTCGGCCTCGCAGGCGCAGTCCAGAACCGAACAGCAGCCGGCCGATCCGGTGGGCTGGAAAAGCCTGGGCGCGCATCACCTGGAAAGCGGTCGCCTCGATGAAGCCCGTTCGGCGCTGGACCAGGCCTTGCGGCTCGCCCCGCAAGACCCGGAAGCGCTGCGGGTGCTGGCCGATCTGGAAACCAGGGTAGGCGACCTGGCCGCCGCTCGCGAGGCGCTGCAGACGGCGCTGGACATCGAGCCGACCCACATACTGGGCCAGGTCAAGCTGGCCGAGATCCTGTATCGCCTCGGACTGCTCGACGAAGCCATCCAGTGCCTGGATCAAATACCCTCGAAGGGAAAGCATCGCGCCACGCTGCTCTCGTGGCGGGGCTTGGTGCAATTGGGCCGTGCCGAGTACGACGACGCCCGCCAGGCATTCGAAGCACTGATCGCCATCGAGCCGAAGCAGTACTCCGCCTGGAACAACCTGGGCAACGTGCATCGCGATCTCGGTGATCTTGAGCAGGCGGAGGCCTGCTACGCCAGGGCCTCCTCGATGACGCGCGACGACCCGCTGCCCCGGTCGAACTGGCTGACGGCGCTGCACTACAACCCGCAGGCCACCGTCGAGTCCATCCTGCAGGTCTGCAAGGACTGGGGCGCCATGTTCGTGCCGCAGACGCGCCCGACCAGGCCCACTCCGGCCGATCGTTCGCCCGGCAAGGTCCTGCGCGTCGGAATGTTCTCGGATGGGTTCCGGCAGCATCCCGTAGGCATGATGACCACGTCGGCACTGGAACACCTGTGCCGGCTCGGCGTAGACGTCTACGCCTACACCACCAATGCCAAAGAAGACCACATCACTCAGCGCGTCAAGGCGCTGGCACGCCGGTGGACGTCGATATCGCACCTCAACGACGATCAGTTCGCTCAACTGATCCGCGACGATCAGATAGACATCCTGATCGACCTATCCGGCCACAATGCCGGCTCGAGGATGCGCGCCGTGGCGCTGGAGCCCGCCCCCGTGCTGGTGAAATGGGTAGGCGGCCTGATCAACACCACGGGAGTCGAGGCCATCGACTACCTGATCACCGACAGCATCGAGTCTCCTCCGGGCAGCGATTATCTGTACACGGAGAAACTGATCCGCCTGCCGGACGACTACATCTGCTTCATGCCGCCGCAGTCGCCCCCTGCCGTTGCCGAGCTGCCCGCGCTGAGAAATGGCTACATCACCTTCGGCTGCTTCAACAACCCGACCAAGATCAATGAGGTCGTGCTGGCTCAATGGGCGCAACTCATGCACGACGTGCCGCAGTCGCGCCTGTTCCTGAAGGGCGCCGCCTACGGCACCGAAGCCTTGCGCCAGCGCATCCTGTCCGGGCTGGAAAAGCACGGTATCGAGGCCGGGCGCGTGCGCATCGAGGGACGTTCGCCCCACCTCGAGTTGCTGGCCCGCTACAACGAAGTGGACATCGCGCTCGATCCCTGGCCGTACTCTGGCGGGCTGACGACGTGCGAAGCCATGCTGATGGGCGTACCGGTAGTGACCTTGCCTGGCCCGACCTTTGCCGGACGGCACTCCGCGACGCACCTGGTCAATGCCGGCATGCCCGAGTTGGTGGTGCAGGACTGGGACCAGTACCGCGGACGCGCCATGGAGCTGGCCTCCGATCTCCAGAGCCTTGCCACGATACGCAGCCACTTGCGGCAGATGCTGCTGGAATCGCCCGTCTGCGACAGCGCTCGATTCGGCAGCAACCTGGCCAATGCACTGCGGGCCATCTGGCAGCGCTACTGCGAGGGCGACGCGCCGGCCGCCTTGGCCTTCACGCCGGATGGCCAGCCCTGGTTCGAAGACAAGGATGGCCCGACGACACTGTTGCAGCCCGACGCGTCCGCACTGGCGGACGCCGACGCGCAAGACAGTTTCTCCTTCTCCTTCCAGGGCAAGATCGTGGCGCTGGACCACGGCGGCGCGCTGATCGAAAACCCGCTGCTTCAAGGCCCCGGCCAGATGGGCACGCTGAACGTCATCGCCCTGGACCCTGCCAGCCGGCTCCAGGAGGCCATGGGCAAGACGCGCGAAAAGTACATCAGCTCGTACCACAACCACATCGCCCTGGGCGACGGCGAACCCGGCGTCCTCTATGCCTGCCTCAATGCCGAAGTCAGCGGGACCCTGGAGCCCCTGCCCCCGGCCAGGCAACTGTCATTCATGCGGCAGCATGCCAGCGTACTGGCCAGGCTGCCCATCTCCACGGTCCGGTTGGACAACATCGATGGCCTGGACAAGCTCGACTGGCTGATCCTGAACGAAACGTACGACAACGAGAAGATCCTGCTGGGCGGCCAGCGCCTGTTGGAACAGGTGCTGGTCGTGCATATCCGCGTGCTGATGGCGCAGCTGTTCGAGAAGCAGCCCGACCTGTCGTCCCTGATCAGACTGCTGGCGGCGCAGGGTTTCAACCTGCTGCAGCTGTGCAATCCCGAGTACGGCAGTTACTTCCCCGAGGACGGCAGCACCGCACCGCATCGCGGCTCCCAACTGCTAGGCATGGACGCCGTCTTCGTCCCGAGCGAAGCCCGCTTGAAGTCGCTGACCGCCAATCAGAGACTGAAGCTGGCATTCCTTCTGCACACTAGCTATGGCGCCCCGGACGTGGCGTATGCCGCACTGAGGCACTCGGAAGGCGGAATAGCCGACCGCTACCTTGCCAGCACCGGCTGGCTGGTGCCGGACACCGTGAAGGCGCACGCCGAAGCGGCCAAGTCGCCGCTCGACGAGTTGCCTTCCGCCACCGGTAAGAAGCGATTCGTGCACCTCTGCTACAACAACGTCCATACGCAGAACTTCATCGACCTGATGGCCGACAGCGCCTTCGCAGAGGACTTCGCCCATCAGATCCTCGTCGAGAAGGCCCGCAGCATTCCCAACTACGACATCGATCTTGGAGACAATCCGAACGCGGTGTATTTCAGCCACGCGGCAGACATGCAGTCCGTGCTCGCGCACATCCTTCAGTCCGATGTCGAGGGCGTTTTCATCCATGGCCTGTTCTTTGAATGGCAGAAGACGTTGATCCGGGCCATCGGCGACAAGAAGAAAATCATCTGGATCATGTGGGGCGGTGACCTCTACAACCCCATCAAGGGCGGCAAGCCGCTATTCGATGTCGTGGAGCACATCGACGCCGTGGCCACCGGCACTGACGGGGACTATCGCCTGTTTCGCGAAACCTATGGCGAGCGGCCCAGGTTGCAGTTCGCCTACCCGAGCAAGACCGAATTCCAGAGCATTGAGCAGCCGAGAATCAAATCCAAGACGATTTTCGTCGGCAACAGCGGTGACCCGGCCAATATGCACCTGGAGATCCTCGAAGCCCTGTCCACGAAGCCCGACATCGGCGATTACGAGATCGTGCTGCCGCTCTCGTACAACCTCTCGCCCGCGTACGAGCAGGAGTTACGCGTCGGCATTGCAAATCTGAAGCTCGAATCCCAGGTTCGCATGCTGACAGAGTTCATGCCGTCGAAGGACTACTTCAAACTGCTGGCGAATTCAGAGATGGTCATCACAGCGCATCATCGGCAGCAGGCGCTCGGCAACCTGATGGCGGCTCTCTATTTCGGCTGCAAATCCGTGCTGCGCAAGGAGATCGTGCTGAATGGCACGCAGATGCTCAATCCCGGCTGGGAACTTCTAACCAGCAGGATGGGTACCCATCCGATCGACTACGCGGACTTCCTGGCGACGAAGAAGCTCGCAGCTTTGCCGGTCGTCGCGGATGAACAGCTCGAGCAACAACGCGCGGGAGTGCTGGACTTCCAGGGGACCGGCACCTTCAAGGACATGCTGAAGCAACAGTTCTCCGCCGCCGCTCTGCTGTAA
- a CDS encoding RNA polymerase sigma factor FliA, with protein sequence MPNAEESLVQYAPLVRKLALQLLARLPASVQLDDLVQAGMIGLLDAIRRYQENPDAQFETYATARIRGAMLDELRSQDWLPRSVRSKSRRIETAIQRQEQLLMRAPSEAEIAAELGVPLTEYRDMLADAQGIQILHYEDFGRDGESDGQWIDAPAGDQATPLDSLLASDLRRALIEAINALPEREKLLMSLCYEQGLNLKEIGAVLNVTEARVCQLRSQATARIRAYLKEQAWQQLPSDVHLAQVV encoded by the coding sequence ATGCCGAACGCTGAAGAAAGCCTGGTTCAATACGCTCCGTTGGTCCGCAAACTTGCGCTGCAGCTGCTCGCGCGCTTGCCGGCCAGCGTGCAGCTCGACGACCTCGTCCAGGCCGGCATGATCGGACTGCTGGACGCCATTCGGCGCTACCAGGAGAACCCCGACGCGCAGTTCGAGACCTACGCCACGGCCCGCATCCGCGGCGCCATGCTCGACGAATTGCGCAGCCAGGACTGGCTGCCCCGCAGCGTGCGCAGCAAGAGCCGACGCATCGAGACTGCCATCCAGCGCCAGGAACAGCTGCTGATGCGGGCGCCCAGCGAAGCCGAGATCGCCGCCGAGCTCGGCGTGCCGCTGACCGAGTACCGGGACATGCTGGCCGACGCCCAGGGCATCCAGATCCTGCATTACGAAGACTTCGGCCGCGACGGCGAAAGCGACGGCCAATGGATCGACGCGCCCGCTGGCGACCAAGCCACCCCGCTCGACAGCCTGCTGGCCAGCGACCTGCGGCGCGCGCTCATCGAGGCGATCAACGCCCTGCCCGAGCGCGAAAAGCTGCTGATGTCCCTGTGCTACGAACAGGGGCTGAACCTGAAAGAAATCGGCGCAGTGCTCAACGTCACCGAAGCGCGCGTGTGCCAATTGCGTTCGCAGGCCACGGCGCGCATCCGCGCCTACCTGAAGGAACAGGCCTGGCAGCAGTTGCCGTCCGACGTGCATCTGGCCCAGGTCGTCTGA
- a CDS encoding WbqC family protein — translation MKTVAILQSNYIPWKGYFDLIGAVDEFILYDDMQFTKNDWRNRNKIKTPKGVEWISIPVGAGITRRIRDVELPNAQWQEKHWKTLAANYSRAAHYREIADLLDPIYLRQRHTRLSDINRVLIEIICRYLGIATVIRNSWDYALGGGKTERLVDLCVQAGAKAYISGPAAKGYLQESLFSEAGIAVTWFDYTGYPEYPQLWGPFEHGVSVLDLLFNCGKDASRHMKFAPSPESNLS, via the coding sequence ATGAAGACCGTTGCCATACTGCAATCCAACTATATCCCCTGGAAAGGGTATTTCGACCTGATCGGCGCTGTCGACGAGTTCATCCTCTACGACGACATGCAATTCACGAAGAATGACTGGCGTAACCGCAACAAGATTAAAACCCCCAAGGGCGTAGAGTGGATCAGCATCCCGGTGGGTGCCGGCATCACCCGCCGCATACGGGATGTGGAGTTGCCCAATGCGCAGTGGCAGGAAAAGCACTGGAAGACCCTAGCCGCCAACTACAGTCGAGCCGCACACTATCGCGAAATCGCCGACCTGCTCGATCCCATCTATCTACGACAGCGGCATACCCGCCTCTCGGACATCAACCGGGTGCTGATCGAGATCATCTGCCGCTATCTAGGCATCGCCACGGTCATCCGCAATTCCTGGGACTACGCGTTGGGAGGAGGCAAGACCGAACGTCTGGTCGACCTCTGCGTGCAGGCCGGGGCGAAAGCCTACATCTCGGGCCCCGCAGCCAAAGGCTATCTTCAGGAAAGCCTGTTCTCGGAAGCCGGTATCGCGGTGACGTGGTTCGACTACACAGGATATCCGGAATACCCACAGCTATGGGGCCCGTTCGAGCATGGCGTTTCGGTACTCGATCTGCTCTTCAATTGCGGCAAGGACGCCTCGCGCCATATGAAGTTCGCCCCATCGCCCGAATCAAATCTTTCATGA
- the rfbA gene encoding glucose-1-phosphate thymidylyltransferase RfbA — MQTNPTSSRRKAIILAGGNGTRLYPMTRSTSKQLLPVFDKPMIYYPLSVLMLADIRDILIISTPEDLPRFEHLLGCGETLGIRLSYASQSRPRGLADAFLVGADFIGGDDVTMILGDNIFYGMGLSTMLERANQRTTGATVFSYQVRDARPFGVVSFNQDGRAVDLEEKPQVPKSNHVVTGLYYYDNQVVEMARRLKPSARGEIEITDLNRHYLEQGQLHVQPLGRGFAWLDTGTPEGLLDAANFVATVENRQGFKIACIEEIAWRQGWIDASDLRVLSGKYGNGGYAQYLLRLADEPR, encoded by the coding sequence ATGCAAACCAATCCTACCTCGTCGAGACGGAAAGCCATCATCCTCGCCGGCGGCAACGGCACGCGGCTCTACCCCATGACGCGCAGCACGAGCAAGCAGCTGCTGCCGGTGTTCGACAAACCCATGATCTATTACCCGCTGTCGGTGCTGATGCTGGCCGATATCCGGGACATCCTGATCATCTCCACGCCGGAAGACCTACCACGCTTCGAGCACCTGCTGGGCTGCGGCGAGACCCTTGGTATCCGACTCTCCTATGCCAGCCAGTCCCGCCCCCGCGGCCTGGCAGATGCCTTTCTAGTGGGCGCAGACTTCATCGGCGGAGACGACGTCACCATGATCCTGGGCGACAACATCTTTTATGGCATGGGCCTGAGCACCATGCTCGAACGCGCCAACCAGCGTACCACCGGCGCCACGGTGTTTAGCTACCAGGTCCGTGACGCCCGGCCGTTCGGCGTGGTCTCATTCAATCAGGACGGCCGCGCAGTTGATTTGGAAGAAAAGCCCCAGGTTCCGAAATCAAACCACGTTGTCACCGGGCTGTATTACTACGACAACCAGGTGGTGGAGATGGCCCGGCGCCTCAAACCCTCCGCGCGGGGCGAAATCGAGATCACCGACCTGAATCGGCATTATCTGGAACAGGGTCAACTGCATGTTCAGCCACTGGGCCGGGGCTTCGCCTGGCTGGACACGGGAACGCCGGAAGGTTTGCTAGACGCAGCCAATTTCGTCGCCACGGTCGAAAACCGGCAAGGGTTCAAGATCGCCTGCATCGAAGAAATTGCCTGGCGCCAGGGCTGGATAGATGCATCCGACCTGCGTGTGCTGTCCGGCAAGTACGGCAATGGCGGCTATGCGCAGTACCTGCTACGCCTGGCCGACGAGCCTCGCTGA
- a CDS encoding FliC/FljB family flagellin — protein sequence MAAVINTNYLSLVAQNNLNKSQSSLGTAIERLSSGLRINSAKDDAAGLAIANRFTSSVRGLSQAARNANDGISLAQTTEGATAEITTHLQRIRELSVQAANGTYSSTDLASMQEEIEERVADIDRISQQTDFNGVKVLSSDQEMTLQVGSRDGETITVSLKEISSSTLNLADFSIAGPQGTTEAYAGGTAAGAVTLKSTNGEGEATAVSAANVTLKDVSTGTTQGGATGTLDLVQDDRGNWYVQSGTGAAATYYAATVTVKGGTGTAAATTNPTATVTYDSTKELSVASDDPLTSLDTALNQVDTLRSNLGAVQNRLESTVSNLNNIVNNLSASRSRIEDADYATEVSNMTKAQILQQAGTSVLAQANQVPQTVLSLLR from the coding sequence ATGGCTGCTGTTATCAACACCAATTACCTGTCGCTGGTTGCTCAAAACAACCTGAACAAGTCCCAGTCGTCGCTCGGCACCGCCATCGAGCGTCTGTCCTCCGGCCTGCGCATCAACAGCGCCAAGGATGACGCCGCCGGCCTGGCGATCGCCAACCGCTTCACCTCGAGCGTCCGCGGCCTGTCGCAAGCTGCCCGCAACGCCAACGACGGCATCTCGCTGGCTCAGACGACCGAAGGCGCCACCGCCGAAATCACGACCCACCTGCAGCGCATCCGCGAACTGTCGGTGCAGGCCGCCAACGGCACCTACTCCTCGACCGACCTGGCTTCGATGCAGGAAGAAATCGAAGAGCGCGTCGCCGACATCGACCGTATCAGCCAACAGACCGACTTCAACGGCGTCAAGGTTCTGTCGTCCGACCAGGAAATGACCCTGCAAGTCGGTTCGCGCGACGGCGAAACCATCACCGTCAGCCTGAAGGAAATCAGCTCCAGCACGCTGAACCTGGCCGATTTCAGCATCGCCGGCCCGCAAGGCACGACCGAAGCCTACGCTGGCGGCACCGCGGCTGGCGCCGTCACGCTGAAGTCGACCAACGGCGAAGGCGAAGCGACCGCCGTCAGCGCCGCCAACGTCACCCTGAAGGACGTGAGCACGGGCACCACGCAAGGCGGCGCCACCGGCACGCTGGATCTGGTGCAAGACGACCGCGGCAACTGGTACGTCCAAAGCGGCACCGGCGCTGCTGCCACGTACTACGCTGCCACCGTGACCGTCAAGGGCGGCACGGGCACGGCTGCTGCCACGACCAACCCCACCGCCACCGTCACGTACGACTCGACCAAGGAACTGAGCGTCGCCAGCGACGATCCGCTGACCTCGCTCGACACCGCCCTGAACCAGGTCGACACGCTGCGCAGCAACCTCGGTGCCGTTCAGAACCGTCTGGAATCGACCGTTTCCAACCTGAACAACATCGTGAACAACCTGTCGGCTTCGCGTTCGCGCATCGAAGATGCCGACTACGCGACCGAAGTGTCGAACATGACCAAGGCCCAGATCCTGCAACAGGCTGGCACCTCGGTTCTGGCCCAGGCCAACCAGGTTCCGCAGACCGTTCTGTCGCTGCTGCGTTAA
- the rffA gene encoding dTDP-4-amino-4,6-dideoxygalactose transaminase, translating into MIQSLPFNRPHQTGKELAYIAEAASRLKLSGDGMFTERCNAWLEASTGCPKALLMHSCTAALELAALLLDIKPGDEVIMPSYTFVSTANAFVLRGAVPVFVDIRPDTLNLDERLLEAAITDRTKAIVPVHYAGVACEMDAILDIARRHGLYVIEDAAQGIMASYKGRPLGAIGDVGALSFHETKNIISGEGGAVLVNRPELALRAEIIREKGTDRSRFLRGEVDKYTWQEVGSSFLPSEIIAAFLWAQMEQAKSLTQQRLALWNNYHEALAPFEAEGILRRPIIPAHCQHNAHMYYVLLDPSLNRQRILAAMRDHQVCAVSHYVPLHSSPGGRRYARAHGDLPVTDAVSEQLVRLPLWVGLTPQDQDSIVGLFAGAHAMAA; encoded by the coding sequence ATGATCCAAAGCTTGCCGTTCAACCGGCCGCACCAGACCGGTAAAGAACTCGCCTACATTGCCGAGGCCGCCTCCCGGCTGAAACTTTCCGGCGACGGAATGTTCACCGAGCGGTGCAATGCTTGGCTGGAGGCCAGCACCGGGTGCCCCAAGGCTCTGCTGATGCACTCGTGCACTGCGGCGCTGGAACTTGCGGCCCTGCTGTTGGACATCAAGCCAGGCGACGAAGTGATCATGCCGTCTTACACCTTCGTATCGACCGCCAATGCGTTTGTTCTGAGGGGTGCGGTTCCCGTCTTCGTCGATATCCGGCCGGACACACTCAACTTGGACGAACGCCTGTTGGAGGCCGCGATCACCGATCGCACGAAGGCCATCGTGCCCGTTCATTACGCCGGCGTCGCCTGCGAGATGGACGCCATCCTCGATATTGCTCGCCGCCACGGCCTGTATGTGATCGAAGACGCCGCGCAAGGCATCATGGCTTCGTACAAGGGCCGACCGCTGGGTGCCATAGGTGATGTGGGAGCCCTGAGCTTCCATGAAACCAAAAACATCATCTCCGGCGAAGGCGGCGCGGTGCTGGTGAACAGGCCCGAACTGGCGCTGCGCGCCGAGATCATTCGCGAGAAGGGCACCGACCGCAGCCGCTTTCTCAGGGGCGAGGTGGACAAGTACACCTGGCAGGAAGTGGGCTCATCGTTCCTGCCGAGTGAGATTATTGCCGCCTTCCTGTGGGCCCAGATGGAACAGGCCAAGAGCTTGACGCAACAGCGCCTGGCGCTATGGAACAACTACCACGAAGCCCTGGCGCCGTTCGAGGCCGAAGGCATCCTGCGCCGCCCCATCATCCCCGCCCACTGTCAGCACAATGCCCATATGTACTACGTGCTGCTCGATCCTTCGTTGAATCGCCAACGCATCCTGGCGGCGATGCGAGACCACCAAGTCTGCGCCGTTTCCCATTATGTGCCCCTGCACTCCTCGCCCGGCGGACGCAGATATGCGCGGGCGCACGGCGATCTGCCCGTCACCGATGCGGTATCGGAACAACTAGTGCGTCTGCCGCTGTGGGTCGGCCTGACGCCGCAAGACCAAGACAGCATTGTCGGTTTGTTCGCCGGCGCTCACGCGATGGCGGCGTGA